A stretch of Methylogaea oryzae DNA encodes these proteins:
- a CDS encoding Uma2 family endonuclease: MNTVVQQRRRNFTYGDYRHWPEDERWELIDGEAFNMSPAPSRQHQDVVVEMLRQTANFLQGKPCRPYVAPFDVRLPKAGEADDAVNTVVQPDLAVVCDAAKLDQAGCRGAPDWVVEVISPHTAAKDHVRKRELYERHGVKEYWLVHPLDRVVTRYVLANGRYAQPLIEEAVGRTAVACLPGLEIDWEFLNPPDDTRPGPAG, translated from the coding sequence ATGAATACGGTGGTCCAGCAACGGCGGCGAAACTTCACTTACGGCGACTATCGGCACTGGCCGGAGGACGAGCGCTGGGAGCTGATCGACGGTGAGGCGTTCAATATGAGCCCGGCGCCGTCGCGGCAGCATCAGGACGTGGTGGTGGAAATGCTGCGGCAAACCGCCAACTTCCTACAAGGCAAGCCGTGCCGGCCCTACGTGGCGCCTTTCGACGTGCGCCTGCCCAAAGCCGGCGAAGCCGACGACGCCGTGAATACCGTGGTGCAGCCGGACTTGGCGGTGGTCTGCGATGCCGCCAAGCTGGACCAGGCCGGTTGCCGCGGCGCGCCCGACTGGGTGGTGGAAGTGATTTCGCCCCATACGGCAGCCAAGGACCACGTCCGCAAGCGCGAGCTGTACGAACGCCACGGGGTAAAGGAATACTGGTTGGTGCATCCCCTGGACCGGGTGGTGACTCGCTACGTGCTGGCCAATGGGCGCTATGCCCAGCCGCTCATCGAGGAGGCGGTCGGCCGCACGGCGGTGGCTTGCCTGCCGGGGCTGGAAATCGATTGGGAATTCCTCAATCCGCCGGACGATACCCGTCCGGGGCCGGCGGGGTGA
- the cysN gene encoding sulfate adenylyltransferase subunit CysN, whose amino-acid sequence MSHQSDLIATDIHAYLAQHERKELLRFLTCGSVDDGKSTLIGRLLYDSKMIYEDQLAAVQKDSVKSGTTGGELDLALLVDGLQAEREQGITIDVAYRYFSTAKRKFIIADTPGHEQYTRNMATGASTCDLAIILIDARHGVQTQTRRHSFIVSLLGIKHVLVAINKMDLVGFDENVFNRIRDEYLTIAAKLDVHDIHFIPMSALNGDNVVQLSAATPWYKDRPLLDILENIEIASDRNFDDFRFPVQYVNRPNLDFRGFSGTIASGVVRKGDPIMVLPSRKTSRVKSIVTYEGELERAFPPQAVTLTLEDEVDVSRGDMLVRPDNAPETGNRFLANLVWMTEAPMAPGKQYIVKQATKSVPGSVASILHRIDVNTLEESGADQLQLNEIALVEVALTAPIAFDPYSRSKGTGAFIVIDRLSNVTVGAGMIVAKAEGEGSLAPVSVEERAARFGQKAVTVWLSGAQAGELAYAVERKLFDLGHAATVLDQPELAPHAGLIAAQLNRAGLICLATLPAQAAAADIAVAADGQSADDVLGLLFDKGVLG is encoded by the coding sequence ATGTCCCACCAATCCGACCTCATCGCCACCGACATCCACGCCTATTTGGCCCAGCACGAACGCAAAGAACTGCTGCGCTTCCTCACTTGCGGCAGCGTGGACGACGGCAAAAGCACCCTCATCGGGCGCCTACTGTACGACTCGAAGATGATCTACGAGGACCAACTGGCGGCGGTGCAAAAAGACAGCGTCAAGTCCGGCACCACCGGCGGCGAACTGGACCTGGCCCTCTTGGTGGACGGCCTGCAGGCGGAGCGCGAGCAAGGCATCACCATCGACGTGGCCTACCGCTACTTCTCCACCGCCAAGCGCAAGTTCATCATCGCCGACACCCCCGGGCACGAGCAGTACACCCGCAACATGGCCACCGGCGCCTCCACCTGCGACCTGGCCATCATCCTCATCGACGCCCGCCACGGCGTGCAGACGCAAACCCGCCGCCACAGCTTCATCGTGTCGCTGCTGGGCATCAAGCACGTGCTGGTGGCCATCAACAAAATGGACCTGGTGGGCTTCGACGAAAACGTCTTCAACCGCATCCGCGACGAATACCTGACCATCGCCGCCAAGCTGGACGTGCACGACATCCATTTCATCCCCATGTCGGCCCTCAACGGCGACAACGTGGTGCAGCTCAGCGCCGCCACGCCCTGGTACAAGGACCGGCCGCTGCTGGACATCCTGGAAAACATCGAAATCGCCAGCGACCGCAATTTCGACGACTTCCGCTTCCCGGTGCAATACGTCAACCGGCCCAACCTGGACTTCCGCGGCTTCTCCGGCACCATCGCCTCCGGCGTGGTGCGCAAGGGCGACCCCATCATGGTGCTGCCGTCGCGCAAGACCAGCCGGGTCAAGTCCATCGTCACCTACGAGGGCGAGCTGGAGCGGGCCTTCCCGCCCCAGGCCGTTACTTTGACCTTGGAAGACGAAGTGGACGTCAGTCGCGGCGACATGCTGGTACGGCCGGACAACGCGCCGGAAACCGGCAATCGCTTCCTCGCCAACCTGGTGTGGATGACCGAAGCGCCCATGGCGCCGGGCAAGCAGTACATCGTCAAGCAGGCCACCAAGAGCGTACCGGGTTCGGTGGCGAGCATCCTGCACCGCATCGACGTCAACACCCTGGAGGAATCCGGCGCCGATCAGCTGCAACTGAACGAAATCGCCCTGGTGGAAGTGGCCCTCACTGCCCCCATCGCCTTCGACCCCTATAGCCGCAGCAAGGGCACCGGCGCCTTCATCGTCATCGATCGCTTGAGCAACGTCACCGTCGGCGCCGGCATGATCGTCGCCAAGGCGGAAGGCGAAGGCTCCCTTGCGCCGGTATCCGTGGAGGAGCGAGCCGCCCGCTTCGGCCAAAAAGCCGTCACCGTCTGGCTGAGCGGCGCCCAGGCGGGCGAACTGGCCTATGCCGTGGAACGCAAGCTGTTCGACCTGGGCCACGCCGCCACCGTGCTGGACCAGCCGGAACTGGCGCCCCACGCCGGCCTCATCGCCGCACAGCTGAACCGCGCCGGGCTCATCTGCTTGGCGACTTTGCCGGCACAAGCAGCAGCGGCGGACATTGCCGTCGCCGCCGACGGGCAGAGCGCGGACGACGTGCTGGGCTTGCTGTTCGATAAGGGCGTGTTGGGTTAA
- a CDS encoding type II toxin-antitoxin system HicB family antitoxin — protein MQFTAVLIPAQEGGFVALNPETGTSTQGESIEEALANLQEATELYLEEFPVASYGKPLLTTFEIPVRAA, from the coding sequence ATGCAATTCACGGCCGTTCTTATTCCCGCTCAGGAGGGCGGCTTTGTGGCGCTCAACCCGGAAACCGGCACGAGCACTCAGGGCGAGTCGATCGAGGAGGCGCTTGCCAATCTACAAGAAGCCACGGAGTTATATCTGGAAGAATTTCCGGTGGCTTCATACGGCAAGCCGCTCCTAACCACATTCGAAATTCCAGTCCGTGCCGCCTAG
- the arsB gene encoding ACR3 family arsenite efflux transporter, whose translation MSDARPAMGFFERYLTLWVFLCIAAGIGLGRVFPAAFQALGGMELAHVNLPVGLLIWVMIVPMLLKIDFGALHQVKAHWRGIVVTLLINWAVKPFSMALLGWLFVRQVFAPYLPAEQLDSYVAGLILLAAAPCTAMVFVWSQLCRGDAYFTLSQVALNDAIMVVAFAPIVGLLLGLSDIVVPWDTLLVSVGAYVLVPVLIAQAWRKRLLGRGEAAFQSAMAKIQPWSILALLTTLVLLFAFQGDAILTDPWVIAMLAVPIAIQVFFNSGLAYLLNRLWGVEHSIAGPSCLIGASNFFELAVAAAISLFGFQSGAALATVVGVLVEVPLMLAVVWVVNASAAWYRR comes from the coding sequence ATGAGCGACGCGCGCCCGGCCATGGGTTTTTTCGAGCGCTACCTCACCCTGTGGGTGTTCCTCTGCATCGCCGCCGGCATCGGCCTGGGGCGCGTCTTCCCGGCCGCCTTCCAGGCTTTGGGTGGCATGGAGCTGGCCCACGTCAATCTGCCGGTGGGATTGCTGATCTGGGTGATGATCGTGCCCATGCTGTTGAAGATCGACTTCGGCGCCCTGCACCAGGTCAAGGCCCATTGGCGCGGCATCGTCGTGACGCTGTTGATCAACTGGGCGGTGAAGCCGTTTTCCATGGCTTTGCTCGGCTGGCTGTTCGTGCGCCAGGTGTTCGCGCCTTACTTGCCGGCGGAGCAACTGGACAGCTACGTCGCCGGCCTGATCCTGTTGGCTGCCGCGCCCTGCACCGCCATGGTGTTCGTCTGGAGCCAGCTGTGCCGGGGCGATGCCTATTTCACCCTGTCCCAGGTGGCGCTGAACGACGCCATCATGGTGGTGGCTTTCGCCCCCATCGTTGGCCTGCTGCTGGGGCTGTCGGACATCGTCGTGCCGTGGGACACGCTGCTGGTGTCGGTGGGCGCTTACGTGCTGGTGCCGGTGTTGATCGCCCAGGCTTGGCGCAAGCGGCTTTTGGGCCGCGGCGAGGCGGCGTTCCAATCGGCCATGGCCAAGATCCAGCCCTGGTCCATCCTGGCGCTGTTGACCACCTTGGTATTGCTGTTCGCCTTCCAGGGCGATGCGATCCTGACGGATCCCTGGGTCATCGCCATGCTGGCCGTGCCCATCGCCATCCAGGTGTTCTTCAATTCGGGACTGGCCTATCTGCTCAACCGGCTGTGGGGCGTGGAGCACAGCATCGCCGGCCCGTCCTGTTTGATCGGCGCCAGCAATTTCTTCGAACTGGCGGTGGCCGCCGCCATCAGCCTGTTCGGCTTCCAGTCCGGCGCGGCCCTGGCGACGGTGGTGGGGGTGCTGGTGGAGGTGCCGCTGATGCTGGCGGTGGTGTGGGTGGTTAACGCCAGCGCCGCCTGGTATCGGCGTTAA
- a CDS encoding arsenate reductase ArsC, with translation MSDKTYNVLFLCTGNSARSILAECLLNRLGQGRFRAYSAGSKPLGRVNPFAVELLQQEGYAVDGLRSKSWDEFSGPDAPHMDFIFTACGNAAGETCPVWPGHPASAHWGIADPAGDDDEAKRAAFRQAYERLHARIARFVALPLESLDAAALKAELDAIGRMEGRQ, from the coding sequence ATGAGCGACAAAACCTACAACGTGCTGTTCCTCTGCACCGGCAATTCCGCCCGCAGCATCCTGGCGGAATGCCTGTTGAACCGCCTGGGCCAGGGGCGTTTCCGCGCCTACAGCGCCGGCAGCAAGCCGCTGGGGCGGGTCAATCCGTTCGCCGTCGAGCTGCTGCAGCAAGAGGGCTATGCGGTGGACGGTCTGCGCAGCAAAAGCTGGGACGAGTTTTCCGGGCCCGACGCGCCGCACATGGACTTCATCTTCACCGCCTGCGGCAACGCTGCCGGGGAAACCTGCCCGGTGTGGCCGGGCCATCCGGCCAGCGCCCACTGGGGCATCGCCGATCCGGCCGGGGACGACGACGAGGCCAAGCGGGCGGCCTTCCGCCAGGCTTACGAGCGGCTGCATGCCCGCATCGCGCGCTTCGTCGCCCTGCCGCTGGAAAGCCTGGACGCTGCGGCATTGAAGGCGGAGCTGGACGCCATCGGTCGGATGGAGGGCCGGCAATGA
- a CDS encoding ArsR/SmtB family transcription factor — protein sequence METKAAVKALAALAQETRLSLFRLLVQAGEGGVPAGEIAKSLAVPNATLSFHVKELVNAGLVVARQEGRYIYYAADYAAMNAVVAFLTENCCGGQPCGPADCCAAPNPPESINDETSP from the coding sequence ATGGAAACAAAAGCCGCCGTCAAAGCCCTCGCCGCCCTGGCCCAGGAAACCCGCCTGTCTTTGTTCCGCCTGCTGGTGCAGGCCGGGGAGGGCGGCGTTCCAGCCGGGGAAATCGCCAAGTCCCTGGCCGTGCCCAACGCCACTTTGTCCTTCCACGTGAAGGAACTGGTCAACGCCGGCTTGGTCGTTGCGCGCCAGGAAGGGCGCTACATCTATTACGCGGCCGATTACGCGGCCATGAACGCCGTGGTCGCCTTCCTTACGGAAAACTGCTGCGGCGGGCAGCCCTGCGGCCCGGCGGACTGCTGCGCCGCGCCGAATCCACCTGAATCCATCAACGACGAGACTTCTCCATGA
- a CDS encoding NAD(P)/FAD-dependent oxidoreductase, whose translation MLRLTELKLPLDHPESALRASVLARLGIPDSDLLGYSIARRGYDARRKSDIHLVYSLDVEVKNEAEVLRRLAHDKHLGPKPDDSYRPVAHAPQGLQERPVVIGTGPCGLLAGLLLAEMGFKPIILERGKAVRERTKDTFGLWRQGVLNPESNVQFGEGGAGTFSDGKLHSGIKDPRQLGRKVLTEFVKAGAPEEILYISKPHIGTFRLVGMVEHMRATMESLGAEIRFQSKVEDFDIEDGQLRGVILAGGETIATRHVVLAVGHSARDTFQALHQRGVYMEAKPFSIGFRIEHPQSLIDRCRFGDRAGHPLLGAADYKLVHHCKNGRSVYSFCMCPGGTVVAAASEPGRVVTNGMSQYSRNERNANSGIVVGITPEDYPGSPLAGIELQRRWEEQAYKLGGENYQAPGQLVGDFLAGRPSTQFGSVQPSYTPGVHPTDLATALPDYAIAAIREALPAFDKQIKGYAMHDAVLTGVETRTSSPVRIKRGEDFQSLNTRGLYPAGEGAGYAGGILSAAVDGIKVAEALALDMAG comes from the coding sequence ATGTTGCGACTGACCGAACTCAAACTTCCCCTGGACCACCCGGAAAGCGCCCTGCGCGCGTCCGTCCTCGCCCGGCTGGGCATCCCCGACAGCGACCTGCTCGGCTACAGCATCGCCCGGCGCGGCTACGACGCCCGCCGCAAGAGCGACATCCACCTGGTGTACTCCCTGGACGTGGAAGTGAAGAACGAAGCGGAAGTGCTGCGCCGTCTGGCCCACGACAAACACCTCGGCCCCAAGCCGGACGACAGCTATCGTCCCGTCGCCCACGCCCCGCAAGGCTTGCAGGAGCGCCCGGTGGTGATCGGCACCGGCCCCTGCGGCCTGTTGGCCGGGCTCCTGCTGGCGGAAATGGGCTTTAAGCCCATCATCCTGGAGCGCGGCAAGGCGGTGCGCGAGCGGACCAAGGACACCTTCGGCCTGTGGCGCCAGGGCGTGCTCAATCCGGAATCCAACGTGCAATTCGGCGAAGGCGGCGCCGGCACCTTCTCCGACGGCAAGCTGCACAGCGGCATCAAGGACCCGCGCCAGCTGGGCCGCAAGGTGCTGACCGAATTCGTCAAAGCCGGCGCGCCCGAAGAAATCCTCTACATCAGCAAGCCCCACATCGGCACCTTCCGCCTGGTGGGCATGGTGGAACACATGCGCGCCACCATGGAGTCCCTGGGCGCGGAAATCCGCTTCCAAAGCAAGGTGGAGGATTTCGACATCGAGGACGGCCAGCTGCGCGGCGTCATATTGGCCGGCGGCGAAACCATCGCCACGCGGCACGTGGTGCTGGCGGTGGGCCACAGCGCCCGCGATACCTTCCAGGCCCTGCACCAGCGCGGCGTCTACATGGAAGCCAAGCCCTTCTCCATCGGCTTCCGCATCGAGCACCCGCAATCCCTCATCGACCGCTGCCGCTTCGGCGACCGCGCCGGCCATCCCCTGCTGGGCGCCGCCGACTACAAGCTGGTGCATCACTGCAAAAACGGCCGCAGCGTCTACAGCTTCTGCATGTGCCCCGGCGGCACGGTGGTGGCGGCCGCCTCCGAACCCGGCCGGGTCGTCACCAACGGCATGAGCCAATACTCCCGCAACGAGCGCAACGCCAACAGCGGCATCGTCGTCGGCATCACCCCGGAAGACTACCCCGGCTCTCCCCTGGCCGGCATCGAACTGCAACGCCGCTGGGAAGAGCAAGCCTACAAGCTGGGCGGCGAAAACTACCAAGCGCCGGGACAGCTGGTGGGCGACTTCCTCGCCGGCCGGCCGTCGACCCAATTCGGCTCGGTACAGCCCTCCTACACCCCCGGCGTGCACCCGACTGACCTTGCCACCGCCCTGCCCGACTATGCCATCGCAGCCATCCGCGAAGCCCTGCCCGCCTTCGACAAGCAGATCAAAGGCTACGCCATGCACGACGCCGTCCTTACGGGCGTTGAAACCCGCACCTCCTCGCCGGTGCGCATCAAGCGCGGCGAGGATTTCCAGAGCCTCAACACCCGCGGCCTGTATCCGGCCGGCGAAGGCGCCGGCTATGCCGGCGGCATCCTCTCGGCCGCGGTGGACGGCATCAAGGTGGCGGAAGCGCTGGCGTTGGATATGGCCGGTTAA
- a CDS encoding RebB family R body protein gives MDVSQEVTQAVAIGNLKSIAEQPAMLSNLAYSNTIANINLSQQNAVANQQAMNELGITIVAKASNTISNLGPLEARSAVDVLSNNELAQTIADLKATLQGFAQQPASSGKTPE, from the coding sequence GTGGATGTATCCCAAGAAGTAACCCAAGCCGTCGCTATCGGCAACCTCAAATCCATCGCCGAACAGCCCGCAATGCTATCCAACCTGGCTTACTCCAACACTATCGCCAACATCAATCTGTCGCAGCAGAACGCCGTGGCCAATCAGCAGGCCATGAACGAACTGGGCATTACCATCGTCGCCAAGGCTTCCAACACCATCAGCAACCTCGGCCCGCTGGAAGCCCGCTCCGCCGTCGACGTCCTGAGCAACAACGAACTGGCGCAAACCATCGCCGACCTCAAGGCGACGCTGCAAGGCTTTGCCCAGCAGCCGGCAAGCAGCGGCAAAACCCCGGAATAA
- a CDS encoding Crp/Fnr family transcriptional regulator, producing MLETRGAIDTISLMLLDSNIVNDLTPAELKLAAGYFSVRNLEKRSVIFKEGDAGTFMCLVCAGTVGISKSKHIEQDDESLKLALLHKGRTFGEMAVLDGERRSATCTAITDCTLLVLSKESIDKMIVEAPRVAAKLIRSMAVLLSRRLRMTTGKLAEHDL from the coding sequence ATGCTTGAAACTCGCGGTGCTATCGATACTATCAGCCTGATGTTGCTGGATAGCAATATCGTCAACGATCTCACGCCGGCGGAGCTGAAGCTGGCCGCCGGCTATTTTAGCGTACGCAATCTGGAAAAAAGATCGGTGATTTTCAAAGAGGGCGATGCCGGTACTTTCATGTGCCTCGTTTGCGCCGGCACGGTCGGCATATCCAAATCCAAGCATATAGAGCAAGACGACGAATCGCTGAAACTCGCCCTGTTGCATAAGGGAAGAACGTTTGGCGAAATGGCCGTTCTCGACGGCGAGCGGCGTTCCGCCACGTGTACCGCCATTACCGACTGCACTTTGCTGGTGCTTTCGAAAGAGTCCATTGACAAAATGATTGTCGAAGCGCCCCGGGTCGCCGCGAAACTCATTCGCTCGATGGCGGTATTGCTCTCCAGACGGCTGCGCATGACCACGGGAAAATTGGCGGAGCACGATTTATAG
- a CDS encoding HugZ family protein has product MDFSPLKTLIESERTAALGTLHHGQPAVSLVPFALLPTRDGLVIHVSRLASHTQDMLAHPEVGLMVAATPVPGEPVHALPRASIQGTAQPCPAEATGYEGARRVYLERFPYAEDMFQFADFSLFAIAVRSVRFIGGFGKAVSITADDFTAILNRNQ; this is encoded by the coding sequence ATGGATTTTTCCCCTTTGAAAACCCTGATCGAAAGCGAGCGAACCGCCGCACTGGGCACCCTGCACCACGGACAACCCGCCGTATCCCTAGTTCCTTTCGCGTTGCTTCCCACCAGGGACGGCTTGGTCATCCACGTCAGCCGCTTGGCGTCCCACACCCAGGACATGCTGGCTCACCCGGAGGTCGGCCTGATGGTCGCCGCGACTCCCGTGCCCGGAGAACCGGTACACGCCCTGCCCCGCGCCAGCATCCAGGGGACGGCCCAGCCCTGCCCCGCTGAAGCGACGGGCTATGAAGGCGCCAGACGGGTTTATCTGGAACGGTTTCCTTACGCCGAGGACATGTTCCAATTCGCCGACTTCTCGCTGTTCGCCATCGCCGTCCGCTCGGTAAGGTTTATCGGCGGATTCGGCAAGGCCGTTTCCATCACGGCCGACGACTTTACCGCCATCCTGAACCGGAATCAGTGA
- a CDS encoding type II toxin-antitoxin system RelE family toxin, translated as MARYELRIRPSVAKDLRDIPPADVRRILARIEALQNDPRPAGAEKLSAQERYRLRQGNYRILYTVADAEVVVEVVKVGHRRDVYR; from the coding sequence ATGGCACGCTATGAGTTGAGGATCAGGCCCTCTGTGGCGAAGGACTTGCGCGACATCCCGCCGGCGGATGTACGGCGCATCCTGGCGCGCATCGAAGCCCTGCAAAACGATCCTCGCCCCGCTGGCGCGGAAAAACTTTCCGCACAAGAGCGCTACCGTTTGCGGCAGGGAAACTACCGCATCCTGTACACCGTGGCGGACGCGGAAGTCGTGGTCGAAGTCGTCAAGGTAGGCCACCGCCGTGACGTGTACCGCTAA
- a CDS encoding NAD(P)/FAD-dependent oxidoreductase, whose translation MTPDVIIIGAGASGLMCAMEAGKRGRKVLVLDHANKAGKKILMSGGGRCNFTNLSVGAENYLSHNPHFCKSALSRFTQWDFIALVQKHRIPYHERAHGQLFCDDSAKDILNMLLAECDAAGVTIRLNTRLDAVARRPEGGFQLKTSIGNLDCQSLVIASGGLSIPTMGASPFGYRIAEQFGIQVWPTRAGLVPFTLHPPDKEKLAPLSGIAVDSVVENPRQAFRENLLFTHRGLSGPAILQISSYWQPGEAVEIDLLPGTDLAGELQRAREERPNAALKTVLSGHLPKRLIAALLDDALAEKPLQHLSRQDLLDVAAALQQWRVKPNGTEGYRTAEVTLGGVDCAAVSSKTMESRDVPGLYFVGEVLDITGWLGGYNFQWAWSSGWCAGQYA comes from the coding sequence ATGACTCCCGACGTCATCATCATCGGCGCCGGCGCCTCCGGCCTGATGTGCGCCATGGAGGCCGGCAAACGCGGCCGCAAAGTGCTGGTGTTGGACCACGCCAACAAGGCCGGCAAAAAGATCCTCATGTCCGGCGGCGGCCGCTGCAATTTCACCAATCTGAGCGTGGGGGCGGAAAACTACCTGTCCCACAACCCGCACTTCTGCAAATCGGCTCTCAGCCGCTTTACCCAGTGGGACTTCATCGCCCTGGTGCAGAAACACCGCATCCCCTATCACGAGCGGGCGCACGGCCAGCTATTCTGCGACGACAGCGCCAAGGACATCCTCAATATGCTGCTGGCCGAGTGCGATGCGGCCGGCGTGACGATCCGCCTCAACACCCGCCTCGATGCCGTTGCCCGGCGGCCGGAAGGCGGCTTTCAGCTCAAAACCAGCATCGGCAACCTTGATTGCCAGTCGCTGGTGATCGCCAGCGGCGGCCTGTCCATTCCCACCATGGGCGCCAGCCCTTTCGGCTACCGCATCGCCGAGCAGTTCGGTATCCAGGTGTGGCCGACGCGGGCGGGGCTAGTGCCGTTCACCCTGCATCCCCCCGACAAGGAGAAACTGGCGCCCTTGTCCGGCATCGCCGTGGACAGCGTGGTGGAGAATCCGCGCCAGGCCTTCCGCGAGAACCTGCTGTTCACCCATAGGGGCCTGAGCGGGCCGGCTATCCTGCAGATATCGTCCTACTGGCAGCCGGGCGAGGCGGTGGAGATCGATTTGCTGCCGGGAACCGACCTGGCGGGCGAGCTGCAACGGGCGCGAGAGGAAAGGCCGAACGCGGCCCTGAAAACGGTGTTGAGCGGGCATCTGCCGAAACGACTGATCGCCGCCCTGCTGGACGACGCGCTGGCGGAAAAACCGCTGCAGCACCTGTCGCGCCAGGATTTGCTGGATGTGGCGGCGGCTTTGCAGCAGTGGCGGGTGAAGCCCAACGGCACGGAAGGCTACCGCACGGCGGAAGTCACCTTGGGCGGTGTGGACTGTGCCGCGGTGTCCTCGAAAACCATGGAAAGCCGCGACGTGCCGGGGCTGTATTTCGTCGGCGAGGTATTGGACATCACCGGCTGGCTGGGCGGCTACAACTTCCAGTGGGCCTGGTCGTCCGGCTGGTGCGCGGGGCAGTATGCCTGA
- the sufU gene encoding Fe-S cluster assembly sulfur transfer protein SufU — MLDELRDLYQEVVFDHNRNPRNFRVMEDANRTVDGFNPLCGDRITLYAKVEDGVVTDVSFQGQGCAISTASASLMTEIVKGKTEAEAEQLFEVFHRITTGQDDAFNIEELGKLAVLAGVRAYPARVKCATLAWHSLQAALKNQTSVTTE; from the coding sequence ATGCTCGACGAACTGCGCGACTTGTACCAAGAAGTGGTCTTCGACCACAATCGCAACCCCCGCAACTTCCGCGTGATGGAAGACGCCAACCGCACGGTGGACGGCTTCAATCCCTTGTGCGGCGACCGCATCACCCTGTATGCGAAAGTCGAGGACGGCGTCGTCACCGACGTGAGCTTCCAGGGCCAAGGCTGCGCCATTTCCACCGCCTCGGCGTCCTTGATGACCGAGATCGTCAAGGGCAAGACGGAAGCGGAAGCCGAACAGTTGTTCGAGGTGTTCCACCGCATCACCACCGGCCAGGACGACGCCTTCAACATCGAGGAACTGGGCAAGCTGGCGGTGCTGGCCGGCGTGCGGGCCTATCCGGCCCGCGTCAAGTGCGCCACCCTAGCTTGGCATTCCCTGCAGGCGGCGTTGAAGAACCAGACGTCGGTGACGACCGAGTAA